A single Elephas maximus indicus isolate mEleMax1 chromosome 2, mEleMax1 primary haplotype, whole genome shotgun sequence DNA region contains:
- the LOC126068603 gene encoding olfactory receptor 493-like encodes MEDNQKGNISNITYVILLGFGDLKEVGTALFLLFLSLYAVTLCGNLLLILAVQKSAHLHTPMYFFLCHLSCVDVGYTISIVPQLLREVVAGGVTISFTACVVQLYAFGALLTVECFLLAVMSYDRYLAICWPLRYSVLMDNRACVKLAVGSWIGGLLFLGSMLILFATLTFCGPHIIDHFFCDFFPLVKLSCTDTAVVERVAFASSFLSLSPFLWTLLSYSFIMFSILKISSSTGRYRGFSTCSSHLIVVFVFYGTMVVVYMTPASGKTLNLNKILSLLCTVLTTLLNPLVYSLRNKGIQIALKKGAKLHSLKSNCG; translated from the coding sequence ATGGAAGACAACCAGAAGGGAAATATCTCCAATATCACTTATGTGATCTTGCTGGGATTTGGGGACCTCAAAGAAGTTGGGACTGCCCTTTTCCTTTTGTTCCTAAGCCTTTATGCTGTCACACTGTGTGGTAACCTGCTGCTGATTCTTGCCGTCCAGAAAAGTGCACACTTACATACTCCAATGTATTTCTTTCTGTGCCACTTATCCTGTGTGGATGTTGGCTACACAATCAGCATTGTCCCTCAGCTGCTGAGGGAGGTCGTGGCTGGTGGTGTCACTATCTCCTTTACAGCCTGTGTAGTGCAACTCTATGCTTTTGGGGCTCTGCTCACtgtagagtgttttcttctggctGTCATGTCCTATGATCGCTACTTGGCCATCTGTTGGCCCCTGAGATACTCAGTGCTTATGGACAACAGAGCTTGTGTCAAGCTGGCAGTTGGATCATGGATTGGTGGTCTCCTATTCCTGGGATCTATGCTAATTTTGTTTGCAACATTAACCTTCTGTGGTCCCCACATAATAGACCATTTCTTTTGTGACTTCTTCCCACTGGTGAAGCTCTCCTGCACAGACACTGCAGTGGTTGAGAGGGTGGCCTTTGCTTCATCATTCCTATCCCTGTCTCCTTTCCTTTGGACCTTGTTATCTTATAGTTTCATTATGTTCTCCATTTTAAAGATTTCTTCTTCTACAGGGAGATACAGAGGCTTTTCCACCTGCTCCTCCCACTTGATTGTTGTATTTGTGTTTTATGGCACCATGGTTGTGGTGTACATGACACCAGCATCAGGAAAAACACTCAATCTGAACAAGATTTTATCACTTCTCTGCACAGTGCTCACAACCCTTCTAAATCCCTTAGTCTATAGTCTGAGAAACAAGGGTATCCAAATTGCTCTGAAGAAAGGAGCAAAACTACACTCTTTAAAAAGTAACTGTGGCTAG